A portion of the Hymenobacter gelipurpurascens genome contains these proteins:
- a CDS encoding DUF805 domain-containing protein, whose protein sequence is MQEFFTTRGRLRRRDYWGRTIGVYGAVILAYVLASHVQYASPDNEQLATAGVCLVILIGVILANIQVIKRLHDTNLSGWWWFLFLLPVVSYGLSIGMSFVPGTRGQNRFGPDPKEEVAYEEEHPGKRE, encoded by the coding sequence GTGCAAGAATTCTTTACCACCCGTGGGCGGCTGCGTCGCCGAGACTACTGGGGCCGCACAATAGGTGTATACGGAGCCGTTATCCTGGCCTATGTGCTGGCAAGCCATGTGCAGTATGCCAGCCCGGATAACGAGCAGCTAGCAACTGCTGGCGTATGCCTGGTGATTTTGATAGGTGTCATACTGGCAAATATCCAAGTTATCAAGCGTCTCCACGATACCAACCTGAGCGGCTGGTGGTGGTTCTTGTTTCTGCTGCCCGTGGTAAGCTACGGCCTCAGCATAGGCATGAGCTTTGTGCCCGGTACGCGGGGCCAAAACCGATTTGGACCCGACCCGAAAGAAGAAGTGGCCTACGAGGAAGAACACCCTGGCAAAAGGGAATAA
- a CDS encoding DUF5694 domain-containing protein: MLFPFAPRSIPFSLMLAVLLLLGTAFAGNAQRTTPAQKQVMVVGFDHLSQLYNKTPESDVYGPKKQAELAKLREHLKRFRPDVLMVEAEPREQPQVDSLYALYRAGKLELSSLPTGRSERYQMGFVLAKELNLPAPQCVDYYAATSQSLLTNGDNIAKYNQDLKLMQQLYRPLKRMAQHDSLSLYDFIALCNHLTTVATVHRAQFNTPAWVTDGTFSPTATNTNNLGQVDTAYIGAHYITLLYNRNLKIYSNILRAQRKTNAQRAMVIMGAAHVGVLEGMFAANPDYQVKHASDYLKTNKTKYLQASIAPHAAGTNRPLSGAPGPTSSGQAGK, from the coding sequence ATGCTATTTCCATTTGCTCCTCGCTCTATTCCATTTAGCCTAATGCTGGCTGTTCTGTTGCTGCTCGGCACTGCTTTCGCCGGTAATGCGCAGCGCACCACGCCCGCTCAGAAGCAGGTGATGGTGGTTGGCTTCGACCATCTCAGCCAGCTCTACAACAAAACGCCCGAATCGGATGTGTATGGCCCCAAGAAGCAGGCCGAGCTGGCCAAGCTGCGCGAGCATCTGAAGCGCTTCCGGCCCGATGTGCTGATGGTAGAGGCCGAGCCCCGGGAGCAGCCTCAGGTAGACAGCCTATATGCCTTGTACCGCGCCGGCAAGCTGGAGCTTTCGTCGTTGCCTACGGGCCGCAGCGAGCGGTATCAGATGGGCTTTGTGCTGGCCAAAGAGCTTAATTTGCCCGCACCCCAGTGTGTTGATTATTACGCCGCTACCTCGCAATCTTTGCTGACGAATGGAGACAATATTGCCAAATACAACCAAGACCTGAAGCTTATGCAGCAGCTGTACCGCCCCCTCAAGCGCATGGCCCAGCATGATAGCCTGTCTCTGTACGATTTTATAGCGCTCTGCAACCACCTAACGACCGTGGCCACTGTGCACCGGGCCCAGTTCAATACGCCGGCCTGGGTTACGGATGGCACCTTTTCTCCTACCGCTACCAATACCAACAACCTAGGCCAGGTAGACACGGCCTACATAGGGGCGCACTACATTACGCTGCTCTACAATCGCAACCTGAAAATCTATTCCAATATTCTGCGGGCCCAGCGCAAAACCAATGCACAGCGGGCGATGGTAATCATGGGGGCGGCCCACGTGGGCGTGCTGGAAGGAATGTTTGCCGCCAACCCCGACTACCAGGTGAAACACGCTTCTGATTACCTCAAAACCAACAAAACCAAGTACCTCCAGGCCTCCATTGCGCCGCATGCAGCCGGTACCAACCGCCCGCTCTCTGGCGCGCCGGGGCCCACTTCATCGGGGCAGGCAGGTAAATAA
- a CDS encoding SH3 domain-containing protein — translation MAHNTVVECVLYDGMTKQSKQLTTVASDAEVQVMDTVDAYFLKVRVTADGKTENGYMYRNCFGK, via the coding sequence GTGGCCCATAACACGGTAGTAGAGTGTGTGCTTTATGATGGCATGACAAAGCAGTCGAAGCAGCTTACTACGGTGGCGTCTGATGCGGAGGTGCAAGTAATGGATACCGTAGATGCGTACTTCCTGAAAGTACGGGTAACGGCCGATGGCAAAACCGAAAACGGCTATATGTACCGCAACTGCTTCGGCAAGTAA
- a CDS encoding DUF4136 domain-containing protein, giving the protein MHFITRFLTRPVAATALSLALLLGVSSCASTARVGVTNDFDHSVNFRAYKTWSWYPEQPRDSEGGPAQGYESFLDKRIRTAVEREMSAKGLTKVDKAPDVFVAYSAKVEDKQRANGTPYGPFGYPYGYGYGYGGFYNRGGMITEYKAGTVIIDFVDAKRKELAWRGQGQAQVDNQTISEEEVYRIVGSILGTFPPQAQQASR; this is encoded by the coding sequence ATGCATTTCATCACCCGCTTTCTAACTCGCCCGGTGGCCGCCACTGCGCTTAGTCTGGCCCTCTTGTTGGGCGTCAGCAGTTGCGCCAGCACGGCTCGTGTGGGCGTTACTAACGATTTTGATCATTCTGTAAATTTCCGGGCCTACAAAACGTGGTCGTGGTATCCGGAACAGCCCCGTGACTCAGAAGGTGGCCCGGCGCAGGGCTATGAGTCGTTCCTGGACAAACGAATCCGCACGGCCGTTGAGCGCGAAATGAGTGCGAAAGGCCTTACCAAAGTAGACAAAGCGCCCGATGTATTTGTGGCCTACTCGGCTAAGGTAGAGGATAAGCAACGCGCCAATGGCACTCCTTATGGTCCTTTCGGCTACCCCTACGGATATGGCTACGGCTACGGGGGCTTCTATAACCGTGGCGGCATGATCACGGAATACAAAGCCGGCACCGTGATTATCGACTTCGTGGATGCCAAGCGCAAAGAGCTGGCATGGCGCGGCCAGGGCCAGGCTCAGGTAGACAACCAGACCATTTCGGAAGAGGAAGTGTACCGTATTGTGGGCAGCATTCTGGGCACGTTTCCGCCCCAGGCCCAGCAGGCCAGCCGATAG
- a CDS encoding CsbD family protein has translation MDANNNNINDSTELRARGNWNEVKGQAKQKWSNLTDDDLTYEEGKQDEWFGQLQHKTGDAIDDIKAWFHRTF, from the coding sequence ATGGACGCTAATAATAATAACATCAACGACTCAACGGAGCTGCGGGCTCGTGGCAACTGGAACGAAGTAAAAGGCCAGGCCAAGCAAAAATGGTCGAACCTCACCGACGACGACCTGACCTACGAAGAAGGCAAGCAGGACGAGTGGTTCGGACAGCTGCAGCACAAAACTGGTGATGCTATCGACGATATCAAAGCGTGGTTTCACCGCACTTTCTAA
- a CDS encoding DUF1206 domain-containing protein has protein sequence MTATDSLLASVPHSPSSGIKALARFGFAAKGVVYILMGLLALLAATGQSGGQTADKKQAVQTLQDLPGGQVLLGLMALGLLGYIVWRFTQAVRDTESKGSGAKGIGRRIGYAGSGLLYAGVAWYAAQLAFSGSADSGGSGSTQQTLTAKVLSWPAGDWIIIAIGLITIGSGIYQIYRAYSGSFHKHVDSSDLPAAQRNTVYRTGQIGYTARGIVMALIGYFFVQAGRQSRAAAVGTTDEAFDLLATMGPAVLGIVALGLMAYGLYMLVQARYPVLNGV, from the coding sequence ATGACCGCCACTGACTCTCTACTTGCTTCTGTTCCACATTCTCCCTCATCGGGCATCAAGGCACTAGCCCGGTTTGGGTTTGCAGCGAAAGGTGTTGTATATATTCTAATGGGCCTGTTGGCGCTGCTGGCCGCCACCGGCCAGAGCGGCGGACAAACGGCCGATAAAAAGCAGGCCGTACAAACGCTGCAGGATTTGCCCGGCGGCCAAGTGCTGCTAGGTCTGATGGCGCTAGGCCTGCTCGGTTACATTGTATGGCGCTTCACGCAAGCCGTGCGCGACACTGAAAGCAAGGGTTCCGGTGCTAAGGGCATCGGGCGGCGCATTGGGTACGCAGGCAGTGGCCTGCTCTATGCCGGGGTAGCTTGGTACGCGGCGCAGTTAGCCTTCAGCGGCAGCGCTGATAGTGGCGGAAGTGGCAGCACCCAACAAACCCTCACCGCCAAAGTACTCAGCTGGCCTGCTGGCGACTGGATTATCATAGCCATAGGCCTCATCACCATCGGGAGCGGCATTTATCAGATTTACCGTGCCTACTCAGGCTCGTTTCATAAACACGTAGATTCCAGCGACCTGCCAGCCGCGCAGCGCAACACCGTATACCGCACCGGCCAGATAGGCTACACGGCGCGTGGTATTGTTATGGCGCTTATCGGTTACTTCTTTGTGCAAGCAGGCCGCCAGTCGCGCGCGGCGGCAGTAGGCACCACCGACGAAGCGTTTGATCTGTTGGCCACGATGGGGCCGGCCGTGTTGGGCATTGTAGCCCTGGGCCTGATGGCCTACGGCCTCTACATGCTGGTGCAGGCCCGCTACCCCGTCCTCAATGGCGTGTAG
- a CDS encoding NAD(P)-dependent oxidoreductase, translated as MRSVSLGIIREGKTPPDKRVPLTPKKCAEALSQYPGLRLVVEESPIRCFSDQEYRDLGIEVRADVSDCDILLGVKEVPVGHLIPNKTYMFFSHTVKKQPANRELLRQVLAKNITLIDYELLTNQDGGERIVAFGRWAGIVGAYNGLLTYGRKHDLYQLKPAYECLDMEDMQEEFFKVKRLPPIKMVVTGSGRVAQGAVEVLDRMGIRRVSVYDYLYHDFSEPVYTQLRSSDYNRRRDGRVWDTADFHRNPQEYESTFQNFLPVTNLLIACAYWHPAAPKLFTEEDTCRAHFRIDTIADVTCDVNGSIPTTKRSSSIQEPAFDYNCQTGELEVAYSRPTNITVMAVDNLPCELPRNASRDFGRQLLDNVFPHLLGEAGADDIVERATIARGGHLMPRYEYLSDYVAD; from the coding sequence ATGCGTTCTGTTTCCCTCGGCATTATTCGTGAAGGCAAAACTCCGCCGGATAAGCGTGTGCCACTTACCCCCAAGAAGTGCGCGGAGGCGCTCAGCCAATACCCTGGCCTACGGCTGGTTGTAGAGGAAAGCCCGATTCGCTGCTTCTCCGATCAGGAATACCGCGACCTGGGCATTGAGGTGCGGGCTGATGTATCAGACTGTGATATTCTGCTGGGCGTAAAGGAGGTACCCGTAGGCCACCTCATCCCTAATAAAACCTATATGTTCTTCTCGCACACCGTAAAAAAGCAGCCCGCCAACCGCGAGCTGTTGCGGCAGGTGCTGGCCAAGAACATCACCCTCATCGACTATGAGCTGCTCACGAACCAAGATGGTGGGGAGCGGATTGTGGCCTTCGGGCGCTGGGCCGGTATTGTGGGTGCCTACAACGGGCTGCTTACCTATGGCCGCAAGCATGACTTGTATCAGTTGAAACCGGCCTACGAGTGCCTCGATATGGAGGACATGCAGGAAGAATTCTTTAAGGTGAAGCGCCTGCCGCCGATCAAGATGGTCGTCACGGGCTCGGGCCGCGTAGCCCAGGGCGCGGTGGAAGTGCTCGATCGGATGGGCATCCGGCGGGTGAGCGTGTATGATTACCTCTACCACGATTTCAGTGAGCCGGTGTACACGCAGCTGCGCAGCTCCGACTATAACCGCCGCCGCGACGGACGGGTGTGGGATACCGCCGACTTCCACCGCAATCCGCAGGAGTATGAATCAACGTTTCAGAACTTTCTGCCGGTTACCAATCTGCTCATTGCCTGCGCCTACTGGCACCCGGCGGCTCCCAAGCTGTTTACCGAAGAGGATACCTGCCGCGCCCACTTCCGCATCGATACCATTGCCGACGTGACCTGCGATGTGAATGGCTCCATCCCGACCACTAAGCGCTCCAGCAGTATTCAGGAGCCCGCCTTCGACTACAACTGCCAAACCGGCGAGCTGGAAGTGGCCTACTCACGCCCCACCAACATCACGGTGATGGCCGTGGATAACCTGCCCTGTGAGCTGCCCCGCAATGCCAGCCGAGATTTTGGCCGTCAGCTACTGGACAATGTGTTCCCGCACCTGCTGGGCGAGGCCGGCGCCGATGACATTGTAGAACGGGCCACCATTGCCCGCGGCGGCCACCTCATGCCCCGTTACGAGTACCTGAGCGACTACGTGGCCGACTAG
- the gcvP gene encoding aminomethyl-transferring glycine dehydrogenase, whose amino-acid sequence MLLQPKPADVFVDRHNGPDDVAVAEMLRTIGVESLDQLIDETVPAAIRLKKPLNLPAALTERAFLAKFKKIAGQNRLFKNYIGLGYHDTQLPGVIQRNILENPGWYTAYTPYQAEIAQGRLEALINYQTMVMDLTGLEIANASLLDEGTAAAETLHMFHSLSKKKNATRYFVSEQVLPQTIDVLRTRATPLGIELVVGDHRTADLTDESLFGAILQYPAADGAVYDYTDFISKAHDNNLFVTVAADLLSLTLLTPPGEMGADAVVGNSQRFGVPMGYGGPHAGFLATKDAFKRVIPGRIIGQSIDAAGNKAYRMALQTREQHIRREKATSNICTAQVLLSVLAGMYAVYHGPQRIKQFATNVHALAQVLETELKALGLDQRNQVYFDTLDIKLESQELQNAIKQEAESAGINFRYFEEHGSPRVGISLHQNTEIEDVADIVAVFSKVLGKGERKALSLPEEISVTWPTELIRKSSYLTHPIFNSHHSEHEMLRYMKQLENKDLSLAHSMISLGSCTMKLNATAEMIPVTWPEIGGLHPFAPREQAQGYTEIFKDLEAWLCEVTGFDAVSLQPNSGAQGEYAGLLAIKGYHDARGDQHRNVALIPASAHGTNPASAVMAGMQVVVVKSTEEGNIDVEDLKAKAAQYADKLSCLMVTYPSTHGVYEETIIDICETIHQHGGRVYMDGANMNAQVGLTSPATIGADVCHLNLHKTFCIPHGGGGPGVGPIGVVADLAPYLPGHVVVDADGRTEGAVTSAPWGSASILPISYAYINMMGGEGLTQATRIAILNANYIKAKLEEHYPVLYTGSNGRCAHEMILDCRQFKKAGIEVEDIAKRLMDYGFHAPTVSFPVAGTLMVEPTESESKEELDRFIEAMISIRKEIAEVEAGRADAKDNMLKHAPHTAATVLVHEWTRPYTREQAVYPTEYARMFKFWPAVSRIDSAYGDRNLICSCTSIEEYADQEEKMVATDKGPSY is encoded by the coding sequence ATGTTGCTTCAACCCAAGCCCGCTGATGTGTTCGTGGACCGCCACAATGGCCCCGACGACGTGGCGGTGGCTGAGATGCTGCGCACCATCGGTGTGGAGTCGCTTGACCAGCTCATCGACGAAACCGTGCCGGCGGCCATCCGCCTGAAAAAGCCGCTGAACCTGCCCGCTGCCCTCACAGAGCGGGCTTTTTTGGCGAAGTTCAAAAAGATTGCCGGCCAGAATCGCCTGTTCAAAAACTACATCGGCCTGGGCTATCATGATACCCAGCTGCCCGGCGTAATCCAGCGCAATATTCTGGAGAACCCAGGCTGGTACACGGCCTACACGCCTTACCAGGCCGAAATTGCCCAAGGCCGCCTCGAAGCCCTCATCAATTACCAGACGATGGTAATGGACCTGACGGGCCTCGAAATTGCCAACGCCAGCCTGCTCGACGAAGGCACTGCCGCCGCCGAGACCCTGCACATGTTCCACTCCCTCTCCAAGAAGAAGAACGCCACACGCTACTTCGTTTCGGAGCAGGTATTGCCCCAGACCATTGATGTGCTGCGCACCCGCGCCACGCCGCTGGGCATTGAGCTGGTAGTAGGTGACCACCGCACCGCCGACCTCACGGACGAGAGCCTGTTCGGCGCCATCCTGCAGTACCCCGCCGCCGACGGCGCCGTGTACGACTACACCGACTTCATCTCGAAGGCCCACGACAACAACCTGTTCGTAACCGTAGCCGCCGACCTGCTGTCCTTGACGCTGCTCACGCCTCCCGGCGAGATGGGTGCTGATGCCGTGGTAGGCAACTCGCAGCGTTTTGGCGTGCCCATGGGCTACGGCGGACCGCACGCGGGCTTCCTGGCTACCAAGGATGCGTTTAAGCGCGTAATTCCGGGCCGTATCATCGGGCAGAGCATTGATGCCGCAGGCAACAAGGCCTACCGCATGGCCCTGCAGACCCGTGAGCAGCACATCCGCCGCGAAAAAGCTACCTCCAACATCTGTACCGCCCAGGTGCTGCTGTCGGTGCTGGCCGGTATGTATGCCGTGTACCATGGCCCCCAGCGCATCAAGCAGTTCGCGACCAACGTGCACGCTCTGGCGCAAGTGCTGGAAACCGAACTGAAGGCCCTAGGCCTCGACCAGCGCAACCAAGTGTATTTCGATACGCTGGACATTAAGCTGGAAAGCCAGGAGCTGCAAAACGCCATTAAGCAGGAAGCAGAGTCCGCGGGCATCAACTTCCGCTACTTCGAGGAGCACGGCTCGCCCCGCGTGGGCATTTCGCTGCACCAGAACACCGAAATTGAGGACGTGGCCGATATCGTGGCCGTGTTCAGCAAAGTACTCGGCAAAGGCGAGCGGAAAGCATTGAGCCTGCCCGAAGAAATTTCTGTGACCTGGCCTACGGAGCTGATCCGCAAGAGCAGCTACCTCACGCACCCCATCTTCAACTCGCACCATAGTGAGCATGAGATGCTGCGCTACATGAAGCAGCTGGAAAACAAGGACCTGAGCCTGGCTCACTCCATGATTTCGCTCGGCTCGTGCACCATGAAGCTCAACGCCACCGCCGAGATGATTCCGGTGACGTGGCCCGAAATAGGTGGCCTACACCCCTTCGCGCCGCGTGAGCAGGCTCAGGGCTACACCGAAATCTTCAAGGATCTGGAAGCCTGGCTGTGTGAGGTTACGGGTTTTGATGCTGTTTCGCTTCAGCCCAACTCGGGTGCCCAGGGTGAATACGCGGGCCTGCTAGCTATCAAAGGCTACCATGATGCCCGCGGCGACCAGCACCGCAATGTGGCCCTGATTCCGGCTTCGGCCCACGGCACTAACCCCGCTTCCGCCGTTATGGCGGGCATGCAGGTAGTGGTGGTGAAGAGCACCGAGGAAGGCAACATCGACGTGGAAGACCTAAAGGCCAAAGCCGCTCAGTACGCCGACAAGCTCAGCTGCCTGATGGTGACTTACCCCAGCACGCACGGTGTGTACGAGGAGACCATCATCGACATCTGCGAAACCATTCACCAGCACGGTGGCCGCGTGTACATGGACGGCGCCAACATGAACGCCCAGGTAGGCCTCACCTCGCCCGCCACCATTGGCGCCGATGTATGCCACCTGAACCTCCACAAAACGTTCTGCATTCCGCACGGCGGCGGCGGACCTGGCGTAGGCCCCATCGGGGTTGTTGCCGATCTGGCCCCTTACCTGCCCGGCCACGTAGTAGTAGATGCTGATGGCCGCACGGAAGGCGCGGTTACCTCGGCTCCCTGGGGTTCGGCCAGCATCCTGCCCATCAGCTATGCCTACATCAACATGATGGGTGGCGAAGGCCTGACGCAGGCCACGCGCATTGCCATTCTGAACGCCAACTACATTAAGGCGAAGCTGGAGGAGCACTACCCCGTGCTGTACACCGGCTCCAATGGTCGCTGTGCCCACGAAATGATCCTCGACTGCCGCCAGTTCAAGAAGGCTGGCATCGAAGTAGAGGACATTGCCAAGCGCCTCATGGACTACGGTTTCCATGCCCCCACCGTATCGTTCCCGGTTGCGGGTACGCTGATGGTGGAGCCTACGGAATCAGAAAGCAAGGAAGAGCTGGACCGCTTCATTGAGGCCATGATTTCGATCCGTAAGGAAATTGCGGAGGTAGAAGCCGGCCGCGCCGATGCCAAGGACAACATGCTGAAGCACGCGCCGCACACAGCCGCTACCGTACTGGTACACGAGTGGACGCGCCCCTACACCCGTGAGCAGGCCGTGTACCCCACGGAGTACGCCCGCATGTTCAAGTTCTGGCCCGCCGTATCCCGCATCGACTCGGCCTACGGCGACCGTAACCTGATCTGCTCCTGCACTTCCATCGAGGAATACGCCGATCAGGAGGAGAAAATGGTAGCTACTGATAAAGGCCCATCGTATTAG